AGGTACTCAAAGTTGATCTCCCTCGTGTCCGTCAGGTCCGAACTGTTCGTCACCTTCGTCTTGGACGAGTATGTGGCAGGACCCGGGCCTTGACTGAAGCCAGGGGCTAGAGTAGAAGAGGTGGCTGGACCCGGGGCCTCGGAGCTGGGCTTCCCTTCCTGGAGCTTCTCCTTACTCTCAGAGTCAGCGTCAGGTTTCAGTTTCTGGGATGCAGACAGAATGATGACAAAAATGTGCTTTACATAAACCCAAGTttcgttcacacacacacacacacacacacacaccagctctttCTGCAGCGTCCTCTTCAGCTCCGTCAGTCTCTGCTGCAGCTGCTTTATCgtctataaacacacaaagttcACGGTTCACTGATTACATTTTGTctcataaatataaacacatcgAGCATCTGAGCCGTGATCTGGTGTATAAAATTataactgtgtctgtgtgaatactGCCCTCTGGTGTCTCACAGTGTGTTTAACAGTTTCATGTATGAACGTggcttttttccctttaaaagtgtgtgtgtgtgtgtgtgtgtgtgtgtgtgtgaccttgtTTTTCTCACTAAGCTGCTGCTCTAACTCTTTGTTAGCTTTCTGCAGCTCGTCCACATCGCCCGCGGTGACGCTGCCGTtctgttcactcacacacacctcctcatcCTGCAGCTGAGCCGTGACGCTTTCAACGTCACCCTGTGCATCGcgcgcctacacacacacacacacacacacacacacacacacacacacacacacacacacacacaaaagggtGTTTTTATTGCAGAAAACAATAAGGCAAGTCAAGATATGACagacacgcaggcagacacacaggcagacacagacagatacacagacagatacacagacagatacacacagacagatacacacagacagatacacagacagatacacagacagatacacagacagatacacagacagatacacacagacagatacacacagacagatacacacagacagatacacacagacagatacacacagacagatacacagacagatacacacagacagatacacacagacagatacacagacagatacacacagacagatacacacagacagatacacacagacagatacacacagacagatacacagacagatacacacagacagatacacagacagatacacacagacagatacacacagacagatacacacagacagatacacagacagatacacagacagatacacagacagatacacacagacacagacagacacagacagatacacagacagatacacagacagacacagacagatacacacaaatacacacacacagacagacagacagacacacacacaccttagacTGATTTGTGTCAgcatgctgagtgtgtgtgaggatttcCTGGCGCAGCAATTCGATCTGAACATCTTTTTCATCTGCCTCCGTACGCAGCGCCTCACACTCCACCTGCAGTGAGGACAGACCAGAAAGAGCTGCCTGcagctctgaaacacacacacacacacacacacacacacactttaaccaCTGACATGaatgtacataagtattcagTCTAGTAACATGTCAGATCTGCTCCCAGGTCTCACCTTCCCTTAACCTGCTTAACTCCACCTCCTTCACGCCCACCTGCTCAGAGAGCCGACACGCTTCCTGCTCCGCCCTCCGCACAGACTCGGACATGTCACTGACCtatcagacacagagagatggGGGTGGTTATACGTCCTGTATGACGTTTCACATGAATCGCTCCGTACTGTGACAGACACTGAGCTGTGAATTACAGACCTGCTGTTGGAGCTCCTCTCTCTGCTTCCGGGTTTCTTCCAGAGCTTTAGCGATCTCCACACTCACCGTCTGTCTGCTGCTCAACTcggcctgacacacacacacacacacacgcagtgttACTTAACACTCGTTTACTGCACAAACAATGTGTGTGAAGACTTTTTGTATAAAACGCTCACCCTGGAGTTCTCCAGTTCTAAGCTGAGCTTCTGTACCGTGTTCTCCATCTCTGCTCTGTCCTTCAACAGGGTGGCCTTCTGCTCCTCGAGtaacctctacacacacacacacacacacagtgattgaATCGGCTATTcatttatagtatatataattaCTCTTTCTTTGTGGTTCaattatctctctcacacacacccacattgtCCTGATGTGAGCTGATCTCTgcctccctctcacacacacacacacacaccacattgtCCTGATGTGAGCTGATCTCtgcctccctcacacacacagacagacacagacagacacagacagacacagacagacacagacagacacagacagacacagacagacacacacattgtccTGATGTGAGCTGATCTCtgcctccctcacacacacacaccacattgtCTTGATGTGAGCTATCTCtgcctccctcacacacacactgtcttgaTGTGAGCTGATCTCtgcctccctcacacacacacacacacacgtcttgaTGTGAGCTGATCTctgcctccctccctcacacacacacacacacacacacacacaattgtccTGATGTGAGCTGAtctctgcctcacacacacacacagacagacacacacacaccacattgtGCTGATGTGAGCTGAtctctgcctcacacacacacagacagacagacacacacacacacacacacaccacattgtGCTGATGTGAGCTGAtctctgcctcacacacacagacagacagacacacacacaccacattgtGCTGATGTGAGCTGAtctctgcctcacacacacagacagacacacacacacacaccacattgtGCTGATGTGAGCTGAtctctgcctcacacacacacacagtcagacagacacacacacacaccacattgtCCTGATGCGAGCTgatctctgcctctctctctctctgcagtacgAGGATCTCCTCCTCCAGCTTGGCAGTTTTCTCCAGTcctctctgcctctgtgtggAGACCTGCTGCTGTAACCGCTCCCTTTCCTCCACCCACTCCGCCTGCTGCAGGGGTCAAAAATCCAAGGTCACGCCCAGCATGGCTGTGATCTCACACACAACCCTAACAAACAGCCGACTTAAACGTTAGTGTCTAAACTCTTTACATAACGATCACGAGCTCATCGTGACCGTTTCTACTTAGTTGAAGCTGGGGGAAATAAGATCTTCAGAAGGGCGCAtattgatgacatcatcaggtTGTTACATGTTTTAAACGTGTTTGTCGTATACGTCACAAGGTCGGTTCAGTGTGTACCAGTTTTACTCggtgtgtctctttctcctcCAGCTGTCCCTCCAAACTCCTCAGCCTCGTGGTGGAGTTGTTCAGCCTCTGCTCCAAATCAGCTATCTaaggcccacacacacacacacacacacacacacacacacacacacggtcacagcACGACCACTAAGAACGCTCTCAGGACGACGTGCGGTGGAGATCTCTGACCTGTGCCTCCGTTCTCTCCCTGTAGGACCTGGACGAGTCGTCTTTGTGTCTCAGCAGCGTCTGGAGCTCAGACATGTTCGTGTTCAGCTTGGAAATCTGCCCCGCAACCAGACATATgatgtcatacacacacacaaacaacacacagtgCTGTCGGAAAATGTCTTATCATAGAGGTATCTGTGTACCTGTGCTTCCAGCGAGCTCACGGTTGTCATGTGATTGGTCCGTTCCTCAAGCAGCTCTCTTCTGGCCTCCTCTAACCTCTGCTCCAATAATAATTTCTACACACGATATATACAAACTGATCAGTTCTTCatcgtgtgtgcgcgtgtgtgtgtgtgtgtgtgtgtgtgtgtgtcgttctCCTCACCTCCTTCAGCAGCTCCTGTAGATGTTCGTCCTGAGACAGGTTGGCCTCCAGCCTGCGCTCCAGAGAGAGAACTTTCTCCTGCAGGTTGGCCAACAGATGCTCTCGCTCTTCCTCGGTCACGGCAGCCTGACCAATCGCACGGCGTATTTAAATTCGTAACAGTAgtgtggagaaaataaaattgtgatcgataaattaaaaaattcaattttttataatttttcattATAATTGACATTTTTTCCCTTAAACAATTTTTACTTCAtattcattttagttttaaataaaagctttttttaaattttattaataaaattaagattttattttattttaattattttttttttttttttaagattgaaGAATATTTTTGGAGACGTTAAATAAAGTcggtttttttcccctgtattGTAAACATCATAAATACAGAATTATAACTAGGGCAAATTTCAAAGGCGACTGTGATCTCTGTCCTGTAAGTTTTCGCCAATCCTccgttatttctttatttattttgctgacaCGGAGTGTGTGAACGGGAGAAGCGATGCGATTCCCCTCCGTATCGCTCGGCCCTGAGGAGAACGCCGCACCTTGCCCTTGTGCTGCACGTGCCGCAGTTTCAGCTCGTCGTGTTCGGACTGTAGAGACTCCATGGACTTCTGTAAAGACCTCGCGTCGCTCTGAGCCTGCAAAACATGCGCTGTGTTGAGAGCGAGTTCATATGAGcggagagaagaaaaaacaaaaggtttCCTTTGAGCATAAACGTACGTAAACGTTTTCTTTTCGCAGGCCGTCCGCATCGCTGTTATGACTCTAACAAATTCGACAGGCGTACGTGTTCTTAAGACGAATAAATGTCACAATCAGTCAGTCATCTCCAGCCAACAGGAAGTCAGACATTTTCGATTTTGTGCCTGTGGTGCTTTGGCCCCCGTCAATcgctgttcattcattcattcactcactcattttctaccgcttatctgaactacctcgggtcacggggagcctgtgcctatctcaggcgtcatcgggcatcaaggcaggatacaccctggacggagtgccaacccatcacagggcacacacacacacacacacacacacactctcattcactcacacaatcacacactacggacaatttttacagagatgccaatcaacctaccatgcatgtctttggaccgggggaggaaaccggagtacccggaggaaacccccgaggcacggggagaacattgcaaactccacacacacaccctggaggtgtgaggcgaacgtgctaaacactaagccaccgttgccccctttattattattattattattattattattattattatcattacattaatccaaataaatgttatatttatagcTCTTTagcatcctcatttgtgtgattataaaatctTCTGTGGTTGGTTGAGATCGTTGGTGTCTGCGCTCTCGTTTcggacaggtgtgtgtttaccttctGGAAATCCTCTGAGACTTGTCTGACGAGCTGCTGGAGCTCTTCTTCCCTGGCCGTCAGGTCGGAGATCCTCCTCTCGGCTTCGTCCTTCTCGCTCAGCAGCTTGTCTCTGTAAACAAGACAAGACTCTGTTACCGTTACGCTCTCGGGCTTCGGACGCCGGCGAGTCAGGACCGTCACGTTCCCGGTCGCGTGACGCGCGGGCCGTAATTACACCACACGCGCtttagaacaaaaataaacacacggagaaataaacaaaaccggATACTTAGGACACAAGTCGAGGTCAGACGGAcgtttaaaacaaattaatactTTCGTTTAAACGTTTTATTGTTAAactgagtttttctttttttttttataatacataGTAAACTTGAACTTTTTTAACACAAGCGTTATTTATAAAAGTTCAGGTTTAATATTtactctaaaaataaaaactctgacTTGTTTATAAACTGCTGATGTCCGAATGAGCAAAACGTAGCCGTGTTGTAATCAAAATATATgctgatattttttatatagaatattttgtaaatatataccATAGAAATTGAAGGTAGAACGTAGTctatggagaagaaaaaaagaaaccggGTGAGTTACAGAGTTTAGAATCACAACAAAAAGTGATTTGGAGGTGATTTAGCTTTAATAatgtcctaaaaaaaaaaactccagaccTGATACACGAAAGTGTTAAAACTACAGGTGAAAGACGAGCGGTTTAAGGAACGTTTTTTCTTTAGGAGTAGTTTTAGTGTTGTCGTGTTGTAGTGACCTGTGAGCTCGTAGCTGTGTGTTGATGCTGCGGGTTTCCTCGTGCTCCTCCCCGAGCTCGTACAGTTTATCCtgagtgtgagcgagtgtgatACGGGCCGTGTTCAACTCGTCTCCTCTCAGCTTCAGCTCTCGCTCCTTCTGACTCAGCTGCTCCTCCTTACGCAacagctaaaacacacacacacacacatgcacgctcaGTGTCGCATTACACACACCGTACGTATCAGATCACGTGTCGAGGGCAGAGGATCGCACGAGGACGTCTGACCATGTGCTTGACTTTGGCCAGTTCCTGCATCTGGAAGCCCTCGAGCTCGTCCTGTTCGTCTCTCTTCTGGAACAGACTCAGACTCTGATCCAGACGAGCTTCTAACAAGGACttctcctgaaacacacacacacacacacacaacactgtgtcTTAACATACTGACATCTTTGCGTATTAACTGAGAAACTAGACAAACAAACATGCGAGTAAGTAAACAACAGCTTTAGTAAGTAAAACAATGACTAAGGAAGAAAGCGAGTCTGTACGTGAGCAAATAAAGTCAGTAACTGTATATAACAGCATGTAGGTGAGTAAATAAAGATACGAGAGGAAATAAACGTAAGTATACAAACAAGTCAGCGAGTAAACACGTGTGTTAGTAAgtacttaaaggtgcggtgcatgatgtttgaaagccaatgttgacatgtgaaatcaccaaaacaaacacgcccctaacccaaatggttgtcgcccctgtattgatagctcctccccacacacacatacgtaacccaggcaactattagggcggctgaccgaggggaaattttttatcagtaaatgaacacaatgagtaatacaaTGTTAATAcacatgtgtttttgtagtagtGTTGTAGCGTGTAGCaggtcagacatgcgcactgaacactctctccgccacatattgaccagacacgcccctttctgctcatcagctacacgtttgttttgtttgtcggacCGACTCGgttttttgaagcatttttcaaacatcgtgcaccgcacctttaagcgAGAATGTAAGTcaggatgtaaataaatatctaaataagcAATATGTGAGCGAGTGATTAAATAAACTTGTAAGAAAATCcacgagtaaaaaaaaaaacaagcagtacGTAAATAAGGCAACGTAGTAAGTAGGCAAAGGGGTAAGAAAATAAACGAGTACACGCTCGTGTAGGTGAGTAAATACTCGAGTGAGGACGAAGGTCAgtaattaaacacaaatcaaaCATACAAACTTCACCCAAGAGTAATTAATAAAGTGTCCTACCTTCTCTAAAGCAGCCATCTTGTCCATccactcctgcacacacacacacacacacacacacacacacacacacacacacacacacacagttaatccAGGTCTAGAGAtagagtttgtgtttatttatttcgaTATGAATCAGATAAAATCCTGCACCTGATCCTTCTTCTCCAGCGCTAAGGCCATGCCTTCTGCCATCTTTGCTCTGTTGGCCTGGAAGTTTTCATTCTGGTCCTGTAGCTTCCGCATAGATGCTGAGGGtcggggaaaaaaataaaaaaaaaaatatacaggacACGAAATCTAGCGACGACTTTATTACGACATTATATATAAGtttaagacagaaaaaaaaaggaaaaaggaaaattcGGAAGCGTTTAGAGGTTTAATTGCTGCTGCGAAAGAAAACGTTAGCGAGAAAGACGACAGAAGTTCTGTGGTTTATGGCGATGAATTAAAAGTTGATGATTAAGAATAGAGGGAAGTTATAATCACACGTCTGGTTACGTTAAACGTTAATCAGGTTAAAGGCAGTACGACTGACCCCAAATCAAGGAAAAGGGAAGGAGAGACaggagtgttggtgtgtgtcagGAAGGGGAGGgaaacgacacacacacacaaatacggaGGAGTAAATGATCAACAGATGCGTAAACGAAGGGATAGAGGAACGGAGGGAGGAAAAGAACAGGTACGTACAATCCTGATGCTTCTCTAATGCAATCTCAAGCTTGTCCTTCGTCTTCTGCATTAGCCGAAGCTGTTCAGCGTAGTCTAGTGTCGGGGAGGGGATGAGAcgtcgacacacacacaaacacacacaggacgcAGGAAGAAGGGAGGAAAGGATGTGGGTCCATAGGGTAAAACAGCAGGGAAGGAGGGAGGACAAAAAACAGAGGGAGAAAACAAAAGGATAAATGATTGAGTAGAGAAGTCAATGGAGGGAGAATCAGAATGAGAGGAAAATACTCGTCTTTTATTTGGTCTAAGATTAGATTCGCAACGGAATCGTTTTCTGTAGCTAACAAGCGACGAACAAACAATCAGAAGCCGGATAATGCACAAGATGGCAATTTTGAGACTCGTGTACGAGGTGGGATCTGTTTAAAAAAGGTCAGATGTAACAAACGTCCTTCTGATTAGAAAACACTAAGGTAATTCCCACCTCCAGGATCTACAGCAGCGCCTAGACTCAGTAATCTGACTGATGTGATGTCTAAGTACTTTGTCTGATACagttcaatctggcaaccctgctcCTGTGTAGTGGGTTAAACTAATTCTCTGCTCCGGCGAGGGGAAGTCGATTAAAAACCTGAGCTTTCACTTCCTGTacgattttatttcttttagttttttatgactactggatagagagagagagagagagagagagagagagagagagagagagagagagagagagagagagagagagagagagagagagagagatacagagagagagagatacagagagagagagagagatacagag
The genomic region above belongs to Tachysurus vachellii isolate PV-2020 chromosome 11, HZAU_Pvac_v1, whole genome shotgun sequence and contains:
- the golga1 gene encoding golgin subfamily A member 1 isoform X2 is translated as MFAKLKKKIAEEAATATPRPGRLPRSYSKESITSVGADSGDDFASDGSSSRDDLSSQILRRNDQIRKLEAKLSASMRKLQDQNENFQANRAKMAEGMALALEKKDQEWMDKMAALEKEKSLLEARLDQSLSLFQKRDEQDELEGFQMQELAKVKHMLLRKEEQLSQKERELKLRGDELNTARITLAHTQDKLYELGEEHEETRSINTQLRAHRDKLLSEKDEAERRISDLTAREEELQQLVRQVSEDFQKAQSDARSLQKSMESLQSEHDELKLRHVQHKGKAAVTEEEREHLLANLQEKVLSLERRLEANLSQDEHLQELLKEKLLLEQRLEEARRELLEERTNHMTTVSSLEAQISKLNTNMSELQTLLRHKDDSSRSYRERTEAQIADLEQRLNNSTTRLRSLEGQLEEKETHRVKLQAEWVEERERLQQQVSTQRQRGLEKTAKLEEEILVLQREREAEISSHQDNVRLLEEQKATLLKDRAEMENTVQKLSLELENSRAELSSRQTVSVEIAKALEETRKQREELQQQVSDMSESVRRAEQEACRLSEQVGVKEVELSRLREELQAALSGLSSLQVECEALRTEADEKDVQIELLRQEILTHTQHADTNQSKARDAQGDVESVTAQLQDEEVCVSEQNGSVTAGDVDELQKANKELEQQLSEKNKTIKQLQQRLTELKRTLQKELKLKPDADSESKEKLQEGKPSSEAPGPATSSTLAPGFSQGPGPATYSSKTKVTNSSDLTDTREINFEYLKHVVLKFMSSREAEAYQLIRAISVLLHFTREEEDMLKQTLEYKMSWFGSKPTPKGIIRPSISGTPSSWM
- the golga1 gene encoding golgin subfamily A member 1 isoform X1, which translates into the protein MFAKLKKKIAEEAATATPRPGRLPRSYSKESITSVGADSGDDFASDGSSSRDDLSSQILRRNDQIRKLEAKLSDYAEQLRLMQKTKDKLEIALEKHQDSSMRKLQDQNENFQANRAKMAEGMALALEKKDQEWMDKMAALEKEKSLLEARLDQSLSLFQKRDEQDELEGFQMQELAKVKHMLLRKEEQLSQKERELKLRGDELNTARITLAHTQDKLYELGEEHEETRSINTQLRAHRDKLLSEKDEAERRISDLTAREEELQQLVRQVSEDFQKAQSDARSLQKSMESLQSEHDELKLRHVQHKGKAAVTEEEREHLLANLQEKVLSLERRLEANLSQDEHLQELLKEKLLLEQRLEEARRELLEERTNHMTTVSSLEAQISKLNTNMSELQTLLRHKDDSSRSYRERTEAQIADLEQRLNNSTTRLRSLEGQLEEKETHRVKLQAEWVEERERLQQQVSTQRQRGLEKTAKLEEEILVLQREREAEISSHQDNVRLLEEQKATLLKDRAEMENTVQKLSLELENSRAELSSRQTVSVEIAKALEETRKQREELQQQVSDMSESVRRAEQEACRLSEQVGVKEVELSRLREELQAALSGLSSLQVECEALRTEADEKDVQIELLRQEILTHTQHADTNQSKARDAQGDVESVTAQLQDEEVCVSEQNGSVTAGDVDELQKANKELEQQLSEKNKTIKQLQQRLTELKRTLQKELKLKPDADSESKEKLQEGKPSSEAPGPATSSTLAPGFSQGPGPATYSSKTKVTNSSDLTDTREINFEYLKHVVLKFMSSREAEAYQLIRAISVLLHFTREEEDMLKQTLEYKMSWFGSKPTPKGIIRPSISGTPSSWM